The Rhizoctonia solani chromosome 4, complete sequence genome contains a region encoding:
- a CDS encoding heat shock protein HSP20-like chaperone: MNIIYLTINLPDLKEDSLKYELTPNKLSFEGTTESPGESRQDYSFELDLFSEIVPEECVKRLTSRHFVAVLRKKELKSEYWPRLTKEKIRLQWLRTDFSKWADEDEQEEKEDLDMEGMEGMGGLGGMGGMGGMGGMGGMDMEKLMSQIGGAGGAGAGLDAASALDPTSLGGAPDDSDEDDDGPPPLEPTDAPK, translated from the exons ATG AACATCATCTACTTGACCATTAACCTCCCCGATCTCAAGGAGGACTCTTTGAAGTATGAATTAACACCGAACAAGTTGTCGTTTGAGGGTACTACCGAATCCCCTGG TGAATCACGACAGGACTATTCTTTTGAGCTCGATTTGTTCAGCGAGATTGTCCCTGAG GAATGTGTGAAACGCCTAACGAGCCGACACTTTGTCGCTGTATTGCGTAAAAAGGAGCTCAAATCAGAGTACTGGCCACGACTTACTAAGGAGAAGATTAGGCTGCAATGGCTCCGTACAGACTTTAGCAAG TGGGCGGATGAGGACGAGcaagaagaaaaggaagacTTAGACATGGAGGGTATGGAGGGCATGGGCGGGCTCGGTggtatgggtggtatggGCGGTATGGGCGGTATGGGCGGTATGGATATGGAGAAGCTCATGTCGCAGATCGGTGGAGCAGGAGGGGCAGGGGCAGGTCTCGATGCTGCGAGCGCCTTGGACCCCACTTCGCTGGGCGGTGCTCCCGATGACTCTGATGAGGACGATGATGGCCCTCCACCTCTGGAGCCCACCGACGCGCCCAAGTGA